A stretch of DNA from Ricinus communis isolate WT05 ecotype wild-type chromosome 4, ASM1957865v1, whole genome shotgun sequence:
TTCAAAATTCTCTCTCACCACCCTTCATATTGCCATCAAGCTTCCTCCTTCGACCATGCCATCGACATTTGTGCCCGCCTCCGTGATTTTCGGACCCTCTGGTTCCTTGTTTCCCGCATGCGCTCTTGCCGCCTTGGCCCTTCTCCTAGAACTTTTGCTATTATTGCTGAAAGGTATGCTGCCATGGGAAAACCTCATAGAGCTGTGACAGTTTTTATGTCAATGCATGAATATGGTTGCTTTCAGGATCTTTCATCTTTTAATACGATTCTCGATGTGTTGTGCAAGTCTAAAAGAGTTGAGATGGCTTATAATTTGTTTAAGGCATTAAAAGGTAAGTTTAAGGCTGATTGTGTtagttataatataattgtCAATGGGTGGTGTTTGATTAAGAGGACACCTAAAGCTTTAGAGATGTTAAAGGAGATGGTGGAGAGAGGATTAACTCCAAATTTGACTACTTATAATATTATGCTTAATGGGTATTTCAGAGCTGGTCAGACTAATGAAGCTTGGGGTTTCTTTTTGGAAATGAAGAAGAGGAAATGCGATATTGATGTTGTTACTTATACTAGTGTGATTCATGGGCTTGGTGTTGTTGGTGAGATTAAGAGAGCTCGAAATGTTTTTAATCAGATGGTGAAGGATGGGGTGCTTCCTTCTGTGGCTACTTTTAATGCTTTGATTCAGATTTTGTGTAAGAAGGATAGTGTAGAGAATGCTATATTGATTTTTGAGGAGATGGTGAAAAGGGGTTATGTTCCTAATTCAATAACCTATAACTTGGTAATTAGAGGATTGTGTCATGTAGGTGAAATGCAGAGGGCGATGGAATTAATGGAAAGAATGGAAGATGATGATTGTGAGCCAAATGTTCAAACATACAATATTTTGATTAGGTACTTTTGTGATGCGGGAGAGATTGAGAAGGGATTGGATTTATTCCAGAAGATGGGTAATGGGGATTGCTTGCCAAATTTGGATACTTACAATATCCTAATAAATTCGATGTTTGTAAGGAAAAATTCAGATAATCTCTTGGTGGCAGGGAAGCTATTGGTTGAGATGGTTGATAGAGGTTTTCTGCCTCGAAAACTTACTTTCAATCGAGTTCTTGATGGGCTTTTGTTAACTGGTAATCAAGATTTTGCAAAAGAGATTCTGAGTTTACAGGGTGGATGTGGTCGTCTTCCTCGTAAATTCAAATTATGAAGCCTTTTGGAACTCAAGTTACCTCCTATGTTTTGCGCACCCCATCAAAGTATGTTTTCTAGTATGAGCTAACAATACTACTATTTATGCGAATTAATACTACTGCTTCTATCCATTTAGTTCTGTAGTACACTGAAGTTAAGAAAGCCGGTAGAGTGAGGCAGTGTTTCCTTCAAATTTGTAAGTTTTATTGCTCTGATACACCTTATGTAGAAATATTCCAGGGAGAATGCTAAACTTTTTCCAGTAAAATGGTGAATATTGTAAGAGGAATTATATGCCTAATTATTTGTCAATTgtaattttgttatgggaTATTGCTTGCTGTGGGAGCTGTGAAAGTGTTCAAACTATTTTTTCATTGCCTAAAAATGTTTTTCTTCCTTCAGTTGTATTCTTAAATGCTTTGTCATTAATAAGGAATGAAGATGGGCATGACACTAGGAGTTTGTTATGCCTACTTCTAGAAGGAACTCCATGAGTGTGTGTGTGtctgagagagagagagatggagaaagagaaagagagttgttcaatgaagaaaaataaattcagaTTTTTTAAGTGACAAATTTGCACTGCAGTATctaaaaattgtaaatttgCTATTCCCTAAAATAGATTGAAATATGCAATGCAGACCATGCTTTACTTCTCCAGTGGAGAAGATTTATGTTCGCTTCGTAGGAACATTTCAATACTTTCTGAGGCATTTATATATGAGTTAACATTTCTAATAGGATTTTAGAATGTGTCTTCCCCCAACTTTGAAGCTACCTCTTTGAGACATAGGTTGTAAAACTGGAAATTGTAAATTTGACATTTAGTATGTGCAGTTATGATGTACTTTAATGTGTTGATTATGTGTAGTTTTGCCTTACTCATTGTCCCTGTTCAGGAGAACATCGGACATCTCTTTGAGTTGCCTGAAGTGAACTAACAAATCTCAAGCATTTGGAAAGGGAGCTCATCCTGGAGCTGCTTATAGTTTCCTTTGTTAGGTCCTATGTAGAGGTTTCTCCGTGCTTGGACAGATATTGTATTCCAGTTGCAGGTATGTTTGATATTccgtttttctattttaagtATTTTCCACGCTgtaaaaacaaatatattttcttctttgacaTATACTATGCTTATACTCTTTCAACTTTTTATTTGTGCAATCGGATAAGTTatcaacataattaaatagcAAAATGATAGTCCAGCCTTAATTTGAGTGGTAATATTCATGCTTTCTCAttctagttttttttaaaacttttattttataaaaagaaatatagagCAAGTCTTTTCTATTTGTCGtagatctttttttttttaaatttaattaatgaataagaGATATAGTTTATTTAGAAATACAGGTTGAACTTTTATGCCCaactcaaaatacacttattagaaattttagagGTTTATTTTTGCATCACTTAAAGCTTATTTTCCTCTATAAGTTggttttttcttatagttTAACTCCAATTAAAGAGAAGTTTGAGGCACTGCAAATTTAGTATTGACTTGTGTTACTTTTGAACCATAAAATGACTCCTTTGTGTTGACTTATCTTTCTCCCTATTATCCCTTGTCTTCACTTATGTATAAGGGATGTCATTACTTGTAATTCTTCTTTATAttcaagtttattttttgaatcttAAGGAAGCGGCAAATACTAGTATCCTTTCTGGGAGGCGGAGATGGAGGTTCTGTGGCTTTCTACACCATCCCTGAACTTCAATGCCgatgaaaattaaagaatgtCCAAGGATCCCCAAAGGGAATTTCATAAGAAAACCCGAAAACAAGTCAGGTTGGTGAATAATGTGCTTGGACAGCAGACAGGCTCAACCGCCCTGAATCAGTTTAGGGTTTGTTTTGATCTAGATAGAAACTATGCAAGCGCTAAGGATTGAAACAGCTATTCAAGAGAGGGTTCAAGTTCTTGATTCGAAGTTTTGGATCATCACCTTGTACATGTTCTGCCTCATATCCTTGACGTGAGGATCTTTCCCAATATTGTTTAACCCGCAGACTCATTAATGCAATTGGGGATCCTCTTTGCAGCAGTGTTCTTTAAAATCAAGTCTTTTCACTTTTCAGTCCCTTAAGGCACTCCAGTTCAAATGTGTGAACATTACCGGGGAAAGTCCTTGAGCACTTCTGATCCCACTGTCCGCTTCTAGAGCGATTGTAATCGAGTCTGTGTTTCTTTCTTATTCCGGGCTGGCTCATGAGTTAGCTGCAGGTGTTCTGCACTTTTTCCTAGTCATGTGATGTCTTGGCTGGCTTCCGAGTTCGCTGTCACAAGGTATCTACTCAAAAAACGGCCATGTTCAAACTAGAAGGCCAATCTggagcaaaaagaaaaaaaaaaaaaaaaaaaacattatttgttaaaatagATATTAGTATATAGATTTacaattctttaattttgaattattgaGCCTAAAAGTTTAGAACCATTAAGGATATTGTTATATATTATCAGACTTTTTATGaatccaattaaattttattatagaaaagcTCATTTAAATCGAATGAAGTTTTCTCTtacataaaatatgaaaaaaaaatctaaaaaaattaaatatgtctactattttcaatttaatactttaaattataatagtcTCATGCATAACAATAAAAgagtaatttaattagatgaattaacataaatataataaatataatatttatataaggtggaaaataaaaaagcaaacTATTGCAGTTGCTATTGGTGTTGAGCCATTTTGGGTCCATCCCAAAAAttggaaaggaaaagaaagaaaaaaaacctcTTCTCGGTTCTATTTTGTGTGTGCGAcggagaaagagaaagagagagagaaggaaaagagagagaaatagaaggtagtgaagaagaagaagacgaaAAGAAAGGTGATTTCTTTAATTCCATTGCCTTGATTGAGTCTCTTTCAGTTTGTAAGAAGagtattttttagttttctcaAATCTAGGGTTTGCTTAGGTTTGGATGAAATTGAGGTTTGAAGCAGGTATTTACTGTAATATGTTACCTCTTGTATTATATCTCTATTAGCAGGTATATACTTCAAGTTTAGAACTAAAACTTGAGAAGAACAATTATATCCGTTTTGTTGGTATAGTGAAAGTTTGTTGGTGTGCCCCATGGTTTTTTACCCTCCAAGTTGAGAGGGTTTTTCACGTAAATTTGGTGTCTCTTGTGTGATTATGCTTGATTGTTTATTTACTTTAGCTTGTGCA
This window harbors:
- the LOC8258127 gene encoding pentatricopeptide repeat-containing protein At1g74900, mitochondrial, encoding MLTQLLKTRHSHLLRIRHHSTTTTSPPEATTLAALILNSTNSQTLAESLHSPSIQWTPQLVNTILKRLWNHGPKALHFFKILSHHPSYCHQASSFDHAIDICARLRDFRTLWFLVSRMRSCRLGPSPRTFAIIAERYAAMGKPHRAVTVFMSMHEYGCFQDLSSFNTILDVLCKSKRVEMAYNLFKALKGKFKADCVSYNIIVNGWCLIKRTPKALEMLKEMVERGLTPNLTTYNIMLNGYFRAGQTNEAWGFFLEMKKRKCDIDVVTYTSVIHGLGVVGEIKRARNVFNQMVKDGVLPSVATFNALIQILCKKDSVENAILIFEEMVKRGYVPNSITYNLVIRGLCHVGEMQRAMELMERMEDDDCEPNVQTYNILIRYFCDAGEIEKGLDLFQKMGNGDCLPNLDTYNILINSMFVRKNSDNLLVAGKLLVEMVDRGFLPRKLTFNRVLDGLLLTGNQDFAKEILSLQGGCGRLPRKFKL